In the genome of Paenibacillus pabuli, one region contains:
- a CDS encoding ABC transporter permease: MKLLKKLLRDIKQSIGQFLAFVLVITIGAFFYTGLVTLSDNLSSYSKDYFQTHNLSDLNVYYDQVSKQDMSKLSGIEGIKKVEGRYTFDATQSFGDTKATLKIHSIPEINSINTPTIIEGSIPSRQDQILLDSHYAKEHQYRVGDQMKLSVNDQEVPFTISGLGENVEYAKKNETQDHKTSGFAYVAEAGIPRIAGNLYYNEVLIDAEEGYDIDRLGQNVEAQSQQLSYVSQISKERTFNYSQLQQTVYNNKLMSKVIPLVLFIIEAIILFLTMSRIIDSQRNQVGIMKALGVKNSSIMLHYMGFPVLVGIIGSILGCIVSAIIFVPMIEASNARSYSLPSITFSLSPFSIIMPILFSSAFGMMACYLSGIGILREHAAQAMRPKPPKKMKKLLIEQLPKMWGRIPYSNKLILRNIFLNKQKAIASSVGVVVSTVLLITAFGTQTSLQRVADQIEEVNTYDLKVEYTSGAELEKVELPTGIESSYYQSTFPVEFAKGDDHENATLTVTQKDNALIQFFDGKDNPITLMDSGVLVPKSYADHYKVAIGDTIRIRFTDPSFANKTVDMKVAQISNQYSNPSFFCSTAYLESFGIDYNPTTILVKATNATDLTNVRQFFEQDNLVDTIADKDDLKKSAQFIMKQNSFIFIMFIISAVILSFGAIYTISSINIYERNRELATLKVLGYQKYKINRLIFSENMILTTFAVIIALPISVYMYSIIIEALSSTHQQIPDQINIFVMLISIMIAFLLTALSNLMLRSKVSRINMIESLKSLE, from the coding sequence ATGAAATTACTAAAAAAATTGTTAAGGGATATCAAGCAATCAATCGGTCAATTTCTGGCCTTTGTATTGGTTATCACCATAGGGGCCTTTTTCTACACGGGGCTGGTTACGTTAAGTGATAACCTTAGCTCTTATTCGAAGGATTACTTTCAAACCCATAATTTAAGTGACTTAAACGTTTACTACGACCAAGTATCCAAGCAGGATATGTCGAAGTTGAGTGGAATTGAAGGGATAAAGAAGGTGGAGGGACGGTATACCTTTGATGCGACGCAATCATTTGGTGATACTAAAGCAACTTTAAAGATCCACTCCATCCCCGAAATCAATAGCATTAATACGCCTACTATAATTGAGGGCAGCATTCCGTCTCGCCAGGATCAAATCTTGCTTGATTCCCATTACGCCAAGGAACACCAGTACAGAGTCGGGGATCAAATGAAGTTAAGCGTTAATGACCAGGAAGTGCCATTCACCATTAGCGGCTTGGGCGAAAATGTGGAATATGCCAAAAAGAACGAAACCCAGGATCACAAAACTTCGGGATTTGCATATGTGGCTGAAGCGGGGATTCCTCGAATCGCAGGTAACCTTTATTATAATGAGGTTTTGATTGACGCTGAAGAAGGGTACGATATAGACCGATTAGGCCAAAATGTTGAAGCGCAGTCTCAACAACTTTCTTATGTAAGTCAAATAAGTAAAGAGCGAACATTCAATTACTCGCAGCTTCAACAAACGGTCTATAACAATAAATTGATGAGCAAGGTTATTCCGCTGGTTCTCTTTATCATCGAAGCGATCATTCTCTTCCTCACCATGTCACGGATTATCGATTCGCAAAGGAACCAAGTAGGAATTATGAAGGCGTTAGGCGTGAAGAACAGCAGCATCATGCTACATTACATGGGTTTCCCGGTACTAGTCGGAATCATAGGTTCCATTCTTGGTTGTATCGTTTCGGCAATCATATTTGTTCCAATGATTGAGGCGTCGAATGCTAGATCCTACTCGTTGCCGAGCATAACCTTCTCCTTATCTCCCTTCTCGATCATTATGCCTATCCTGTTCTCGAGTGCATTCGGCATGATGGCATGTTACTTGAGCGGCATAGGTATCCTTCGAGAACATGCAGCACAGGCGATGAGGCCTAAACCGCCGAAGAAGATGAAAAAACTGCTCATTGAACAGCTGCCGAAAATGTGGGGACGTATTCCCTATAGCAATAAACTCATTTTGAGAAACATCTTTCTTAATAAGCAAAAGGCGATAGCAAGTTCCGTTGGTGTCGTTGTGAGCACAGTGTTGTTGATCACTGCGTTCGGGACACAAACGTCCTTACAAAGGGTGGCCGACCAGATCGAAGAGGTGAATACCTATGATCTGAAGGTTGAATACACGAGTGGGGCAGAGCTAGAAAAGGTGGAATTACCCACTGGGATTGAAAGCAGTTATTATCAATCGACCTTTCCTGTGGAATTCGCCAAGGGAGATGATCATGAGAATGCCACTCTAACCGTTACGCAGAAGGACAACGCACTTATCCAATTTTTCGACGGGAAAGATAATCCAATAACACTTATGGACAGCGGTGTGCTGGTACCAAAATCATATGCGGATCACTATAAGGTTGCGATAGGGGATACGATCCGAATTCGATTCACTGATCCTTCGTTTGCGAATAAAACGGTCGATATGAAGGTTGCACAAATATCTAATCAGTATTCCAATCCGTCTTTCTTTTGCTCGACAGCGTATCTGGAGAGTTTTGGGATCGACTACAACCCAACCACAATTCTAGTGAAAGCTACAAATGCCACAGATCTTACTAACGTACGACAGTTCTTCGAACAAGACAATCTGGTAGATACAATCGCGGACAAGGATGATTTGAAAAAATCTGCACAATTTATTATGAAGCAGAATAGTTTTATCTTTATCATGTTTATCATTAGTGCTGTTATTCTTTCGTTTGGCGCCATCTACACCATATCCTCCATCAACATTTATGAAAGAAATCGCGAGCTGGCTACTCTTAAGGTATTGGGTTATCAAAAATATAAAATAAATAGACTTATTTTCTCTGAGAACATGATACTCACCACCTTTGCGGTCATTATAGCACTGCCGATCAGCGTATACATGTATTCCATTATCATTGAGGCGCTATCGAGTACCCATCAACAAATCCCAGATCAGATAAATATATTTGTTATGCTGATTTCAATCATGATTGCATTTTTGCTT